Proteins encoded by one window of Rutidosis leptorrhynchoides isolate AG116_Rl617_1_P2 chromosome 7, CSIRO_AGI_Rlap_v1, whole genome shotgun sequence:
- the LOC139857928 gene encoding mitochondrial succinate-fumarate transporter 1-like codes for MREAVDERKPKVIPAYVKAISGSLGGIVEASCLQPIDVIKTRLQLDRVGAYKGIIHCGSTTVKTEGVRALWKGLTPFATHLTLKYALRMGSNAVLQSAFKDPKTGQISNGGRLVSGFGAGVIEALIIVTPFEVVKIRLQQQKGLSHELLKYKGPIHCARLIIRQEGLLGLWAGAAPTVMRNGTNQAVMFTAKNTFDKLLWRKREGDGKVLMPWQSMISGFLAGTAGPVCTGPFDVVKTRLMAQSRSGDELKYKGMVHAISTIYGEEGIRALWKGLLPRLMRIPPGQAIMWGVADQVMGLYERKYAHG; via the exons ATGAGGGAAGCAGTGGATGAACGTAAACCCAAAGTAATCCCCGCTTATGTAAAAGCGATATCGGGTTCACTCGGTGGAATTGTGGAAGCATCTTGTCTCCAACCTATCGATGTCATCAAGACCCGTTTACAACTGGATCGGGTGGGTGCTTACAAGGGTATTATCCACTGTGGCAGCACCACTGTTAAAACTGAAGGCGTGCGTGCTCTTTGGAAGGGTTTGACACCGTTTGCGACTCACTTAACGTTGAAGTACGCCTTACGGATGGGATCCAATGCGGTTTTACAGTCTGCGTTTAAGGATCCTAAAACGGGACAGATTAGCAATGGAGGAAGGCTTGTTTCTGGATTTGGTGCTGGTGTAATTGAAGCTCTTATTATTGTTACCCCTTTTGAG GTGGTGAAAATAAGACTGCAGCAACAAAAAGGACTGAGCCATGAGCTTCTAAAGTACAAGGGTCCGATCCATTGTGCTCGTTTAATCATCCGTCAAGAAGGTCTACTTGGTCTTTGGGCTGGAGCTGCACCAACCGTAATGCGCAACGGTACAAACCAAGCAGTCATGTTCACAGCCAAAAACACTTTCGATAAATTATTATGGCGAAAACGTGAAGGCGATGGAAAAGTTCTCATGCCATGGCAGTCTATGATATCTGGGTTCCTGGCTGGAACTGCGGGTCCCGTGTGCACTGGTCCGTTTGATGTGGTTAAGACACGACTAATGGCTCAGAGTCGGTCGGGTGATGAATTGAAGTATAAAGGCATGGTTCATGCGATCTCGACTATATATGGTGAAGAAGGGATACGTGCACTGTGGAAGGGTTTGCTTCCACGGTTAATGCGGATCCCACCTGGTCAGGCGATCATGTGGGGTGTGGCTGACCAGGTGATGGGCTTGTATGAGAGGAAATATGCTCACGGTTAA